The following proteins come from a genomic window of Anopheles ziemanni chromosome 3, idAnoZiCoDA_A2_x.2, whole genome shotgun sequence:
- the LOC131285829 gene encoding toll-like receptor 7, with product MEHRRRTFVVLAAMLAMLVGAVSGSQCSWEYEKTSVVCRLRTLERTGLDLQGAEGTTRLDIQCSELILFESQLPRNSFARLAGLGELRLESCKLLQLPEGAFEGLTALKKLAVNTRNYEWGPGKVLELQAGSMRGLKELQSLDLSDNNIRALPDGFLCPLTGLKVLNLTNNRFRSAEALGLAEKSCTGGSELQSLNLAYNELRAVPENWGVSKLRRLQHLNLEYNNISEVHGDALAGLSSLRTLNLSYNHLETLPAGMFAGSRDLREIHLQGNQIYELPRGLFHRLEQLLVLDLSRNQLSSHHVDNGTFSGLIRLVVLNLAHNALTRIDAKTFKELYFLQILDLRNNSIGYIEDNAFLPVYNLHTLNLAENRLHTLDDRLFNGLFVLSKLTLNNNLISIVEPNVFKNCSDLKELDLSSNQLTEVPYAIRDLSMLRALDLGENQISRIENGTFSNLNQLTGLRMIDNQIENITIGMFTDLPRLSVLNLAKNRVQNIERGSFDKNLDIEAIRLDGNFLTDINGIFATLSSLLWLNLAENHLVWFDYAFIPSNLKWLDIHGNYIESLGNYYKLQEEIKVKTLDASHNRLTDLGPMNVPNSVELLFVNDNHIGTIHANTFIDKINLARVDLYANALKKLQLHQLRVAPAPTEKPLPEFYLGGNPFECDCSMEWMQRVNNLTTRQHPKIMDLPNVECIMPHARGSPIRPIVSLKPKDFLCRYETHCFALCHCCDFDACDCEMTCPSNCTCYHDQTWSTNVVDCGGQQAVGGPRPVPMDATEVYLDGNDFPELQNHAFIGRKNLKVLYANASRVVTIQNRTFAGLTALQVLHLEDNALQRIHGYEFENLGLLRELYLQNNAIQTIANGSFAPLYSLRVLRIDGNRLSQMPLFQLQATQLQSLQALSLGRNQWSCRCRFMQELTTFVADNAVIVQDMQDVYCVDDGVHRELDFNVSAACSDFYAGRSVLPDRLSETYIFLLAGALILACLLVFVLVVFIFREPLRFWLFSRYGVRVFGPRCEDSEKLYDAILVYSAKDAEFVQRNIAAELENGRPPLRLCLQHRDLPEDASHLQLLEASRASRRIVMILSRNFLQTEWSRCELRRAIHDALRGRPYKLVVIEEGGGVLLEAENDVELVPYLKTTTVTRVRRGDRHFWEKLRYALPVEAPYRGNNYTIDHHERIKQTGGATAGVMFRQPPPPAYCPEIDEANYSSATTATPSPRPSRRGMVEIPQRPPSEHIYSSIDSDYSTLECENMVQAGVHRPTWRSGTGQVMVGNGAVQMGIVGQAAAAAAAGAVSGAPNGGTMHSNHGHHVQAYLV from the coding sequence ATGGAACATCGAAGAAGGACCTTCGTGGTGCTGGCGGCGATGCTGGCGATGTTGGTCGGTGCGGTCAGTGGCTCCCAGTGCTCGTGGGAGTACGAGAAGACGAGTGTGGTGTGCCGGCTGCGGACGCTCGAGCGTACCGGGCTCGATCTGCAGGGTGCCGAGGGTACGACCCGGCTCGACATCCAGTGCAGCGAGCTGATCCTGTTCGAGAGTCAGCTGCCGCGGAACAGCTTTGCCCGGCTGGCCGGCCTCGGCGAGCTGCGGTTGGAGTCGTGCAAGCTGCTCCAGCTTCCGGAGGGTGCCTTCGAGGGTCTGACGGCGCTGAAGAAGCTGGCCGTCAACACGCGCAACTACGAGTGGGGTCCTGGCAAGGTGCTGGAGCTGCAGGCCGGCTCGATGCGTGGCTTGAAGGAGTTGCAGTCGTTGGACCTGAGCGACAACAACATCCGTGCCCTGCCCGATGGGTTCCTGTGCCCGCTGACCGGGTTGAAGGTACTAAACCTCACCAACAACCGGTTCCGCTCGGCTGAGGCGCTCGGTTTGGCGGAGAAAAGCTGCACCGGAGGTTCGGAGCTGCAGTCGCTCAATCTGGCCTACAACGAACTCCGGGCGGTGCCGGAGAATTGGGGTGTCTCGAAGCTGCGGCGCTTACAGCACCTCAACCTGGAGTACAATAACATCTCGGAGGTGCACGGCGATGCACTGGCTGGCCTTAGTTCGCTGCGTACGCTCAACCTCAGCTACAACCATCTGGAAACGTTGCCGGCCGGCATGTTTGCCGGGTCGCGGGACCTGCGGGAGATTCACCTCCAGGGTAACCAGATCTACGAGCTGCCCCGAGGGCTTTTCCACCGGCTCGAGCAACTGCTGGTGTTGGACCTCTCGCGGAACCAGCTGTCATCGCACCACGTCGACAATGGTACCTTCTCGGGACTGATCCGCCTGGTTGTGCTCAACCTGGCGCACAACGCCCTCACCCGGATCGACGCGAAAACGTTCAAGGAGCTTTACTTCCTGCAGATCCTCGATCTGCGCAACAACTCGATCGGGTACATCGAGGACAACGCGTTCCTGCCGGTGTACAACCTGCACACGCTCAACCTGGCCGAGAACCGGCTGCACACGCTCGACGACCGGCTGTTCAACGGGCTGTTCGTGCTGTCGAAGCTCACGCTCAACAACAACCTGATCAGCATCGTCGAACCGAACGTGTTCAAGAACTGCTCCGACCTCAAGGAGCTCGATCTCAGCTCGAACCAGCTGACGGAGGTACCGTACGCCATCCGCGACCTGTCGATGCTGCGGGCGCTCGATCTGGGCGAGAACCAGATCTCCCGCATCGAGAACGGGACGTTCTCGAACCTGAACCAGCTGACCGGGCTGCGGATGATTGACAACCAGATCGAGAACATCACGATCGGGATGTTCACCGATCTGCCGCGGCTGTCCGTGCTCAACCTGGCGAAGAACCGTGTGCAGAACATCGAGCGTGGTTCGTTCGATAAGAACCTGGACATAGAGGCGATCCGGCTGGATGGCAATTTCCTTACGGACATTAACGGCATCTTTGCGACGCTCTCGTCGCTGCTGTGGCTCAATCTGGCCGAGAACCATCTCGTGTGGTTCGATTACGCGTTCATCCCGAGCAACCTGAAGTGGCTGGACATCCACGGGAACTACATCGAATCGCTCGGCAACTACTACAAGCTGCAGGAGGAAATCAAAGTGAAGACGCTGGACGCGAGCCACAACCGGCTGACGGACCTGGGGCCCATGAACGTGCCGAACAGTGTGGAACTGCTGTTCGTGAACGATAACCACATCGGTACGATCCACGCGAACACCTTCATCGATAAGATAAACCTGGCCCGGGTGGATCTGTACGCGAATGCCCTAAAGAAGCTGCAACTCCACCAGCTCCGGGTGGCGCCGGCTCCTACGGAGAAGCCTCTGCCCGAGTTCTACCTGGGAGGCAATCCGTTCGAGTGCGACTGTTCGATGGAGTGGATGCAGCGAGTGAACAACCTAACCACTCGCCAGCATCCGAAGATCATGGACCTGCCGAACGTGGAGTGTATCATGCCCCATGCCCGCGGGTCCCCCATCCGCCCCATTGTGTCGCTGAAGCCGAAAGACTTCCTGTGCCGGTACGAGACGCACTGCTTCGCGCTCTGCCACTGTTGTGACTTTGATGCGTGCGATTGTGAGATGACGTGCCCGTCGAACTGTACGTGCTACCACGACCAGACGTGGAGTACGAACGTGGTGGACTGTGGTGGGCAGCAGGCGGTCGGTGGACCTCGTCCCGTTCCGATGGACGCGACCGAGGTGTACCTCGATGGCAACGACTTCCCGGAGCTGCAGAACCACGCGTTCATTGGCCGCAAGAACCTGAAGGTGTTGTACGCGAACGCGAGTCGGGTGGTGACCATCCAGAACCGCACGTTCGCAGGGCTGACGGCGCTGCAGGTGCTCCACCTCGAGGACAATGCCCTCCAGCGTATCCATGGGTATGAGTTCGAGAACTTGGGACTGTTGCGGGAGCTCTACCTCCAGAACAACGCCATCCAGACCATCGCCAATGGGTCGTTTGCGCCGCTGTACTCGCTTCGCGTGCTGCGAATCGATGGCAACCGGCTTTCGCAGATGCCCCTGTTCCAGCTGCAAGCGACCCAACTGCAGAGCCTTCAGGCGCTATCGCTCGGACGCAATCAGTGGAGCTGCCGGTGTCGGTTCATGCAGGAGCTGACCACGTTCGTGGCGGACAACGCGGTCATTGTGCAGGACATGCAGGATGTGTACTGCGTCGACGATGGTGTGCACCGGGAGCTCGACTTTAACGTGAGTGCGGCGTGCAGTGACTTCTACGCCGGCCGTTCCGTGCTACCGGATCGGCTCTCGGAGACGTACATCTTCCTGCTGGCCGGTGCGCTCATCCTCGCCTGCCTGCTCGTGTTCGTGCtggttgtgtttatttttcgtgaACCACTGCGCTTTTGGTTGTTCTCGCGCTACGGCGTAAGGGTGTTCGGGCCACGCTGTGAAGACTCGGAGAAGCTGTACGACGCCATCTTGGTGTACTCGGCGAAGGATGCGGAGTTCGTGCAGCGGAACATCGCGGCGGAGCTGGAGAACGGGCGGCCACCGTTGAGGCTGTGTCTGCAGCATCGCGACCTCCCGGAGGACGCTTCCCACCTGCAGCTGCTGGAGGCCTCTCGGGCCTCGCGTCGGATTGTGATGATCCTGTCGAGGAACTTCCTGCAGACCGAGTGGAGCCGGTGTGAGCTGCGTCGAGCGATCCATGACGCACTCCGCGGTCGGCCGTACAAGCTGGTGGTGATCGAGGAAGGTGGCGGTGTCCTGCTGGAGGCCGAAAACGATGTCGAGCTGGTCCCCTACCtgaagacgacgacggtgacgCGGGTTCGGCGTGGCGACCGCCACTTCTGGGAGAAGCTGAGGTACGCGCTGCCGGTGGAAGCTCCCTACCGGGGTAACAACTACACGATCGACCATCATGAGCGCATCAAGCAGACGGGCGGTGCGACGGCGGGTGTCATGTTCCGGCAGCCACCCCCGCCCGCCTACTGTCCCGAGATCGACGAGGCCAACTACTCCTCGGCGACGACGGCCACCCCCAGTCCGAGGCCATCGCGGCGCGGCATGGTCGAGATCCCGCAGCGGCCACCGAGCGAGCACATCTACTCCAGCATCGACTCCGACTACAGCACGCTCGAGTGCGAGAACATGGTCCAGGCGGGTGTCCACAGGCCGACGTGGCGATCCGGAACCGGGCAGGTGATGGTTGGGAACGGTGCCGTGCAGATGGGCATCGTAGGTCAGGcggccgccgcagccgccgcaGGAGCAGTCAGTGGCGCGCCGAACGGTGGAACGATGCACTCGAACCATGGCCACCACGTGCAGGCGTATCTGGTCTGA